A genomic stretch from Carbonactinospora thermoautotrophica includes:
- a CDS encoding HEAT repeat domain-containing protein: protein MARYAAENGWPKVEETSDDPDRGTLREVVWRIASGAELRYTVDDATGCPYVFVTASWRNLGRGFLEHAEQHLDVLSREELFASYDNATDPEERAGALLLLALGSPQEFDQEGFERISAALRDPDPVIREAAIYATSYTPSRHYRPLLEEIARRDPVGQLRRDAQDMLDAYDEAGIGEP, encoded by the coding sequence GTGGCGCGCTACGCGGCCGAGAACGGGTGGCCGAAGGTCGAGGAGACTTCGGACGACCCGGACCGGGGCACTCTCCGCGAGGTCGTGTGGCGGATCGCGTCCGGGGCGGAGCTGCGTTACACCGTGGACGACGCCACTGGTTGCCCATACGTCTTCGTCACGGCATCGTGGCGGAACCTGGGACGTGGTTTCCTCGAGCACGCCGAACAGCACCTGGACGTCCTGTCCCGGGAAGAGCTGTTCGCCTCGTACGACAACGCCACCGATCCGGAGGAGCGTGCCGGAGCGTTGCTGCTGCTGGCGCTCGGATCGCCTCAGGAGTTCGACCAGGAGGGGTTCGAGCGGATCTCGGCGGCGCTGCGGGATCCCGACCCCGTAATACGCGAGGCGGCGATCTACGCGACTTCGTACACGCCGTCACGGCACTACCGCCCGTTGCTGGAGGAGATCGCCCGTCGCGACCCGGTGGGGCAGCTGCGTCGGGACGCCCAGGACATGCTCGACGCCTATGACGAAGCCGGGATCGGCGAGCCATGA
- a CDS encoding phage baseplate assembly protein V: MSPEPVRYLGKYRGTVVNNVDPMRLGRIQVQVPDVLGDTPSSWAMPCLPVAGPGMGQYVVPPVGAGVWVEFEQGDPSYPIWTGCWYGTASEVPPIALGGPPNSPNIVLQTQGQRTVVLSDLPGGPGITLQTASGAAIVINDAGIFITNGQGASISLVGNTVTVNQGALVVT, translated from the coding sequence ATGAGCCCGGAACCGGTCCGGTACCTCGGCAAGTACCGGGGCACCGTGGTCAACAACGTCGACCCCATGCGGCTGGGCCGCATCCAGGTCCAGGTGCCGGACGTGCTCGGGGACACGCCGTCCTCCTGGGCGATGCCGTGCCTGCCGGTGGCGGGTCCGGGCATGGGCCAGTACGTGGTGCCGCCGGTCGGGGCCGGGGTGTGGGTGGAGTTCGAGCAGGGCGACCCGAGCTACCCGATCTGGACCGGCTGCTGGTACGGCACGGCGTCGGAGGTGCCCCCGATCGCGCTGGGCGGGCCGCCGAACTCGCCCAACATCGTCCTGCAGACCCAGGGTCAGCGCACGGTCGTGCTGTCCGACCTGCCCGGCGGCCCGGGGATCACGCTCCAGACCGCCTCCGGCGCGGCGATCGTCATCAACGACGCGGGGATCTTCATCACCAACGGCCAGGGGGCCTCGATCTCGCTGGTGGGCAACACCGTCACCGTGAACCAGGGCGCCCTGGTGGTCACCTAG
- a CDS encoding putative baseplate assembly protein — MSTECRAERRRAEVRAARLNGVDGVEVSDDGLTLTVTFLGKAPRDLGPEHIRIEGGRRITDVRAIDVQVERAEDPDLDDRVHVTLDKAGDTSTYRLRVVEPDAYGRPGTEPRRGFDPRYHAADFEFRPACPSEFDCQTAEPHPPKTRPQPVIDYLARDYASLRRLLLDRMTLTAPDWVERHVPDLGVTLVELLAYVGDQISYHQDAVATEAYLDTARRRVSVRRHVRLVDYAMHDGCNARAWIVLEADRRVTLERGGFRFAAIDVGRLDPRERPDLGPVLSEEDLARLPHAATCEVFEPVGGGDLTLYPEHNRIPFWTWGEEEGFLPEGATSATLRDEWAEPAAGPGAAGSGARGRKLRLKPGDVIVIEEVLGRETGSPADADPAHRQAVRLTSVTPAVDELYDQPVLEVTWDPADALAFPVCVRARGGPDCRPLGEVSVARGNVVLADHGRGTDMPETFAAPPEPVEVPRPPGCGCPDRAEASAPAAEIQDRLAQARRGERLTVEQVRALRALLGEDAVTRAGLTVVLEPAGTGHATEYAEAVAPAAAADQAAALETLLAQVTYPRVRQRFRPVLRHAPVTQCEVYPVRVAAGQARLLAGIPEQVRARLEQLWRQVEGGTALTRDQVAELTTLFGAAALAGERSAGALRELLARRERLLAAKLRRLAVLTARAQAGTVLDADVVWEIAQSWGDRYAAGLHPEDPVLAGPASAALRQDPRAALPAVTVTQLEPQSPEPPAWTPRRDLLGSGPRDRHVVGEVEDGAAGRLALRFGDGRHGAPPPAGSRIAVTYRVGNGTAGNVGADTINHLVLRHGVQAGVTRVRNPLPAAGGTDPEPLDQVRQLAPLALKRTRLRAVTAGDYAELAARVPGVQRAAAEIRWTGRGQEVHVAVDPLGAATADPLLLDAVANALERYRRIGHDLVVGPALLVPLDIELAVCVAPGHQRGHVLDALRRVLGSRTLADGRPGFFHPDVVSFGEPVRLSRLVAAAAAVPGVLSARVTRLRRLFGPDSDALQTGLLRLGPLEVAQCDNDPDRPENGRLALVVTR; from the coding sequence ATGAGCACCGAGTGCCGTGCCGAGCGGCGGCGGGCCGAGGTCCGGGCGGCGCGCCTGAACGGCGTGGACGGGGTCGAGGTCAGCGACGACGGCCTCACCCTCACGGTCACGTTCCTGGGCAAGGCGCCGCGCGACCTCGGCCCGGAGCACATCCGTATCGAGGGCGGCCGGCGGATCACCGACGTGCGGGCGATCGACGTCCAGGTCGAGAGGGCGGAGGACCCGGACCTGGACGACCGCGTGCACGTGACGCTCGACAAGGCGGGGGACACCTCGACGTACCGGCTGCGCGTGGTGGAGCCGGACGCGTACGGCCGGCCGGGCACCGAGCCGCGTCGAGGGTTCGACCCGCGGTACCACGCGGCGGATTTCGAATTCCGCCCGGCGTGCCCGAGCGAGTTCGACTGCCAGACCGCCGAGCCCCACCCGCCGAAAACCCGCCCCCAGCCGGTCATCGACTACCTGGCCCGGGACTACGCGAGCCTGCGCCGGCTGCTGCTGGACCGGATGACGCTCACCGCGCCGGACTGGGTGGAACGGCACGTGCCCGACCTGGGCGTGACCCTGGTCGAGCTGCTCGCGTACGTCGGCGACCAGATCAGCTACCACCAGGACGCGGTCGCCACCGAGGCGTACCTGGACACGGCCCGCCGCCGCGTCTCGGTGCGCCGGCACGTGCGGCTGGTGGACTACGCGATGCACGACGGGTGCAACGCCCGGGCATGGATCGTCTTAGAGGCCGACCGGCGGGTCACCCTGGAGCGGGGCGGCTTCCGGTTCGCCGCGATCGACGTGGGCCGGCTCGATCCGCGTGAGCGGCCCGACCTCGGCCCGGTGCTCTCCGAGGAGGACCTGGCGCGGCTGCCGCACGCGGCCACGTGCGAGGTGTTCGAGCCGGTCGGCGGCGGCGACCTCACCCTGTACCCGGAGCACAACCGGATTCCCTTCTGGACCTGGGGGGAGGAGGAGGGCTTCCTGCCCGAGGGCGCCACCTCGGCCACGCTGCGCGACGAGTGGGCCGAGCCGGCCGCCGGCCCCGGGGCCGCCGGCTCGGGGGCCCGGGGCCGGAAGCTCCGGCTCAAGCCCGGCGACGTGATCGTCATCGAGGAGGTGCTGGGGCGCGAAACCGGCTCGCCCGCCGACGCCGACCCCGCCCACCGGCAGGCCGTGCGGCTCACCTCGGTCACCCCGGCCGTGGACGAGCTGTACGACCAGCCGGTGCTCGAGGTGACCTGGGACCCGGCGGACGCGCTCGCCTTCCCGGTCTGCGTCCGCGCCCGGGGCGGCCCGGACTGCCGGCCGCTCGGCGAGGTGAGCGTGGCGCGCGGCAACGTGGTGCTGGCCGACCACGGGCGCGGCACGGACATGCCCGAGACCTTCGCGGCGCCGCCCGAGCCGGTCGAGGTGCCGCGGCCGCCCGGATGCGGTTGCCCGGACCGGGCCGAGGCCAGCGCCCCGGCCGCCGAGATCCAGGACCGGCTCGCCCAGGCCCGGCGCGGCGAGCGCCTGACCGTCGAGCAGGTCCGGGCGCTGCGCGCGCTCCTCGGCGAGGACGCCGTCACCCGCGCCGGGCTCACGGTCGTCCTCGAACCGGCCGGGACCGGACACGCCACTGAGTACGCCGAGGCGGTCGCCCCGGCCGCCGCGGCGGACCAGGCGGCCGCGCTGGAGACGCTGCTCGCCCAGGTCACCTACCCGCGCGTGCGGCAGCGGTTCCGGCCGGTCCTGCGGCACGCGCCGGTCACCCAGTGCGAGGTGTACCCCGTGCGCGTCGCCGCCGGGCAGGCGAGGCTGCTGGCCGGCATCCCCGAACAGGTCCGCGCCCGGCTGGAGCAGCTGTGGCGGCAGGTCGAGGGCGGGACCGCGCTCACCCGCGACCAGGTGGCCGAGCTGACCACGCTGTTCGGCGCGGCGGCGCTGGCGGGGGAGCGGTCAGCCGGGGCGCTGCGCGAGCTGCTCGCCCGGCGCGAGCGGCTGCTCGCCGCCAAGCTGCGCCGCCTCGCGGTGCTCACCGCGCGCGCCCAGGCCGGCACCGTGCTCGACGCGGACGTGGTCTGGGAGATCGCCCAGTCGTGGGGCGACCGGTACGCGGCCGGGCTGCACCCGGAGGACCCGGTGCTCGCCGGCCCGGCCAGCGCCGCGCTGCGCCAGGACCCGCGCGCCGCGCTGCCCGCGGTCACCGTCACCCAGCTGGAGCCGCAGAGCCCCGAGCCGCCGGCCTGGACGCCGCGCCGGGACCTGCTCGGCAGCGGGCCCCGGGACCGGCATGTGGTGGGCGAGGTCGAGGACGGCGCGGCCGGACGGCTCGCGCTGCGGTTCGGCGACGGCCGCCACGGCGCACCGCCCCCGGCCGGCAGTCGGATCGCCGTCACCTACCGGGTCGGCAACGGCACGGCCGGCAACGTGGGCGCCGACACCATCAACCACCTGGTGCTCCGCCACGGCGTCCAGGCCGGCGTCACCCGGGTGCGCAACCCGCTCCCGGCCGCCGGCGGCACCGACCCCGAGCCGCTCGACCAGGTGCGTCAGCTCGCCCCGCTCGCCTTGAAGCGCACCCGGCTGCGCGCGGTCACCGCGGGCGACTACGCCGAGCTGGCCGCGCGGGTGCCGGGCGTGCAGCGGGCCGCCGCCGAGATCCGGTGGACCGGCCGCGGCCAGGAGGTGCACGTGGCGGTCGACCCGCTCGGCGCGGCCACGGCCGACCCGCTGCTGCTCGACGCCGTCGCCAACGCCCTGGAGCGGTACCGCCGGATCGGCCACGACCTGGTCGTCGGCCCGGCCCTGCTGGTGCCCCTCGACATCGAGCTGGCGGTGTGCGTCGCGCCCGGTCACCAGCGCGGCCACGTGCTGGACGCGCTGCGCCGGGTGCTGGGCAGCCGCACCCTGGCCGACGGCCGGCCCGGTTTCTTCCACCCGGACGTGGTGAGCTTCGGCGAGCCGGTGCGCCTCAGCCGCCTGGTCGCCGCCGCGGCGGCCGTGCCCGGGGTGCTGAGCGCCCGGGTGACCCGGCTGCGCCGGTTGTTCGGCCCGGACTCCGACGCGCTCCAGACCGGCCTGCTGCGGCTGGGCCCGCTGGAGGTCGCCCAGTGCGACAACGACCCGGACCGGCCCGAGAACGGCCGCCTCGCGCTGGTCGTGACGCGGTGA
- a CDS encoding PAAR-like protein, whose protein sequence is MQATVSCPHGGRVTVLPSQSRVLVAGQPVATLADLFTVAGCAFTAGTKPQPCVTVRWITPSARIRVNGSPALLQGSAGICQSAEQIPQGPPVVSVVQQRAVGL, encoded by the coding sequence GTGCAAGCGACCGTGAGCTGCCCGCACGGCGGGCGGGTCACGGTGCTGCCGTCCCAGTCCCGGGTGCTGGTGGCCGGCCAGCCGGTCGCCACGCTCGCCGACCTGTTCACGGTCGCCGGGTGCGCGTTCACGGCCGGCACGAAGCCGCAGCCGTGCGTGACCGTCCGGTGGATCACGCCGTCGGCGCGGATCCGGGTGAACGGCTCGCCCGCGCTGCTCCAGGGCTCGGCCGGGATCTGCCAGAGCGCCGAACAGATCCCACAGGGCCCGCCGGTGGTCTCCGTGGTGCAGCAGCGGGCGGTGGGGCTGTGA
- a CDS encoding GPW/gp25 family protein, with product MTAAEFRLPQATPRRTDIAFPFRIDRRGRTADAAYEDHVRDMIEQLLFTSPGERVMRPDFGCGLLDLVFAPNSPELASALQLSVQAALQRWLGDVIEVESLEVVSEENVVRVHLGYAVRRTGARRDEVFEGRGIR from the coding sequence GTGACCGCGGCCGAGTTCCGGCTGCCGCAGGCCACGCCGCGGCGGACCGACATCGCGTTCCCGTTCCGGATCGACCGCCGGGGCCGTACCGCGGACGCGGCGTACGAGGACCACGTCCGCGACATGATCGAGCAACTGCTCTTCACCAGCCCGGGCGAGCGGGTGATGCGCCCCGACTTCGGGTGCGGCCTGCTGGACCTGGTGTTCGCGCCGAACAGCCCGGAGCTGGCGTCCGCGCTCCAGTTGTCGGTGCAGGCGGCGCTGCAACGCTGGCTCGGCGACGTGATCGAGGTCGAGTCGCTCGAGGTGGTGAGCGAGGAAAACGTCGTCCGGGTCCACCTGGGGTACGCGGTCCGCCGCACCGGGGCCCGCCGCGACGAGGTCTTCGAGGGCAGGGGGATCAGATGA
- a CDS encoding DUF6519 domain-containing protein: protein MHGDFSRLTFRPDKRYSAVLAQQGRVQLDADANEQVAIQLYRQRRFTVDLIGPHAGPVDEAGFRIGYRVAPHEPDDLTIGGGRYYVAGILCEATRPAPGEYVSERPQAADSADQAPQGWTYWDQPDAYRDPERPADHLPELPFLVYLKVWERLVTAVEDPEIRETALGDAMPDTAARARVTWQVLPLPASDLGLPQGGSPDQARAKFAEWVAGQEPTGRLAARTARPPRVEDDPCIIHPESRYRGPENQLYRVEIHAGGPGEQATFKWSRENGSVVFPVTSLAEAWATLAAFGRDDKLDLNVGDWVEVVDDAYAVRGEPAPLLQVEEVDLPGHRVRLSGVPVAGVAQDARRHPYLRRWDHRAPTGAPKPRGGALPVQEGVWLDLEDGVQVWFKPGGRYRPGDYWVIPARTIRGTVEWPVNEAGEPMLREADGVRYHYAPLAWVYSQGENEIQVDDLRYVFQAQSAPVPVAQET, encoded by the coding sequence ATGCACGGCGACTTCTCTCGCCTCACGTTCCGGCCGGACAAGCGGTACTCCGCGGTCCTCGCGCAGCAGGGCCGGGTCCAGCTCGACGCCGACGCCAACGAGCAGGTGGCGATCCAGCTGTACCGCCAGCGCCGCTTCACCGTGGACCTGATCGGGCCGCACGCCGGGCCGGTGGACGAGGCGGGCTTTCGGATCGGCTACCGGGTCGCGCCGCACGAGCCCGACGACCTCACCATCGGGGGCGGGCGCTACTACGTGGCCGGCATCCTGTGCGAGGCCACCCGGCCCGCGCCCGGCGAGTACGTCTCCGAGCGCCCGCAGGCCGCCGACTCCGCCGACCAGGCACCGCAGGGCTGGACGTACTGGGACCAGCCCGACGCGTACCGGGACCCGGAGCGGCCGGCCGACCACCTGCCGGAGCTGCCGTTCCTGGTGTACCTGAAGGTGTGGGAGCGGCTGGTCACCGCGGTCGAGGACCCCGAGATCCGGGAGACCGCGCTCGGCGACGCCATGCCGGACACCGCGGCCCGGGCCAGGGTGACCTGGCAGGTCCTGCCGCTGCCGGCCTCCGACCTCGGCCTGCCGCAGGGCGGCTCCCCGGACCAGGCCCGCGCGAAGTTCGCCGAGTGGGTGGCCGGCCAGGAACCCACCGGCCGGCTCGCCGCCCGCACCGCCCGGCCGCCCCGGGTCGAGGACGACCCGTGCATCATCCACCCCGAGTCGCGGTACCGGGGTCCGGAGAACCAGCTGTACCGCGTCGAGATCCACGCGGGAGGCCCGGGCGAGCAGGCGACCTTCAAGTGGTCGCGCGAGAACGGCTCGGTCGTGTTCCCGGTCACCTCGCTGGCGGAGGCGTGGGCGACGCTCGCCGCGTTCGGCCGGGACGACAAGCTCGACCTGAACGTCGGCGACTGGGTCGAGGTGGTCGACGACGCGTACGCCGTCCGTGGCGAGCCCGCGCCGCTGCTCCAGGTCGAGGAGGTCGACCTGCCCGGCCACCGGGTCCGGCTGTCCGGCGTCCCGGTAGCCGGTGTCGCCCAGGACGCCCGGCGTCACCCGTACCTGCGCCGCTGGGATCACCGCGCGCCGACCGGCGCGCCCAAGCCGCGCGGCGGGGCGTTGCCGGTGCAGGAGGGCGTGTGGCTCGACCTGGAGGACGGCGTCCAGGTGTGGTTCAAGCCCGGCGGGCGGTACCGGCCCGGCGACTACTGGGTCATCCCAGCCCGCACCATCCGGGGCACGGTCGAGTGGCCGGTCAACGAGGCCGGCGAGCCGATGCTGCGGGAGGCGGACGGCGTCCGGTACCACTACGCGCCGCTCGCCTGGGTGTACAGCCAGGGCGAGAACGAGATCCAGGTGGACGACCTGCGGTACGTGTTTCAGGCCCAGTCGGCCCCGGTGCCCGTCGCTCAGGAGACCTGA
- a CDS encoding putative baseplate assembly protein, with the protein MTGRKCGCCRGTEAAASEVFNAGTHGEFLAAMLARLSSPAYPALRDLTVRTPDDPAIALLDAAAVLADLLTFYTERIAEEGYLRTATEQRSLELLGRLVGYRPRPGVAAGTYLAYTLDKDPRPGVDARVVIPRGARAQSVPAPGEAPQAFETADELPARWSWNELKVLTRRPYQLTPDVLAGRAELHLAGTATNLKPSDQLLFVFSAEQSADPRMRTLLPVHAVRVDRQHDVTVVELPREVASLADLKKTLEETLKGLLGGEGFPRGSRIAGRFAADVLRARLLDRLPALDTATEFADELAHVLERLVEAKELAAPYERVLAWFGAVEAALVPLRDKARALEPPLPEECPQPGEGTLYHALGLAAGDGDGEKCPDEPRNPAILGLGALLAALRKAPSRPPGSSRDLIRDPDALFAGGSDLGAQLLAALDPRLRDGLYQAWRRVHLTAPLALRDLQVMRVAATPFGATAPPQPVHDRDGRVTGYVDWPLTGNKLLGLRVEYTTGELSGMQRAVFTYVEGGSQVTHGVLLPSEGAVQLGFGSGSVRLTAVRPPENSGTAAPPAEPGVRVEFEADLPERTVFVSQRHSGGEHDGEIHVTVANGDTREFWLRPGDRRSGEHGDLSLEVGRESTATGEDVEIVFVSPGQPLSKHVIALDAVYDGIAPGSWVVIQRPRKGVDPNVPGDRRLREVITRVTGVRVVSRADFGITGKVSELTLADPWLDDSDTLLAHIRDATVYARGEPLEPATEPVTEDVRGRRIELADLYDGLTPGRWIVVTGERTDIPGTAGVQGAELAMIAGVAQAVAPNLPGDAVHTTIILATDLAYSYRRDTVRIWGNVVRATHGATRDEPIGSGDAGQANQTFTLWQGPLTWLAADTPPGAASTLEIRVDGVRWREVDSLAGRGPDERVYVTGAAEDGRTTVTFGDGVHGARLPTGHENVRARYRVGLGKPGNVKAGQVTQLTTRPLGVSAVTNPLPAGGGADADDASLARRGIPLAVTALDRLVGVPDYADFARSRAGIGRASARRVFDGVRELVHVTVAGVDDIPLTEDSDIVRTLRTSLATHGDPSLPVEVAVRELVLLVVAASIKVHPDHSWDLVEPAVRQALLDRLGFARRDLGQPAYLSEVLAAAQAVPGVEYVDVDVFAGVAGDLTPADLERLVERFQRPQPVVPARLAEYDVRRHTVQARETLTRIAARYGVSVAELLRLNPDITDTNPLPPGASVVVFRGIRPAQLVLLSPAVPDTLILKEVRS; encoded by the coding sequence ATGACGGGCCGCAAGTGCGGGTGCTGCCGCGGGACCGAGGCGGCCGCATCCGAGGTGTTCAACGCGGGCACGCACGGGGAGTTCCTGGCCGCGATGCTGGCCCGGTTGTCCAGCCCGGCGTACCCGGCGCTGCGCGATCTCACCGTGCGCACGCCCGACGACCCGGCGATCGCGCTGCTCGACGCCGCGGCGGTCCTCGCCGACCTGCTCACCTTCTACACCGAGCGGATCGCCGAGGAGGGCTACCTGCGCACCGCCACCGAGCAGCGGTCGCTGGAGCTGCTGGGCCGGCTCGTCGGGTACCGCCCGCGCCCGGGGGTGGCGGCCGGCACGTACCTTGCGTACACGCTCGACAAGGATCCCCGGCCCGGCGTGGACGCGCGGGTGGTGATCCCGCGCGGGGCCCGCGCGCAGAGCGTGCCCGCGCCCGGCGAGGCGCCGCAGGCGTTCGAGACCGCGGACGAGCTGCCGGCTCGCTGGTCGTGGAACGAACTCAAGGTGCTCACCCGCCGGCCGTACCAGCTCACGCCGGACGTCCTCGCCGGTCGCGCCGAGCTGCACCTGGCGGGCACGGCGACCAACCTCAAGCCCAGCGACCAGCTGCTGTTCGTGTTCAGCGCCGAGCAGAGCGCCGACCCCCGGATGCGCACGCTGCTGCCGGTCCACGCGGTGCGCGTGGACCGGCAGCACGACGTCACGGTCGTCGAGCTGCCCCGGGAGGTGGCCTCGCTCGCCGACCTGAAGAAGACCCTCGAGGAGACGCTGAAGGGGCTGCTGGGGGGCGAGGGGTTCCCCAGGGGAAGCAGGATCGCCGGCCGGTTCGCCGCCGACGTGCTCCGCGCGCGGCTGCTGGACCGGCTGCCCGCGCTCGACACCGCGACCGAGTTCGCCGACGAGCTCGCCCACGTGCTGGAGCGGCTGGTCGAGGCGAAGGAGCTGGCCGCCCCGTACGAGCGGGTGCTCGCCTGGTTCGGCGCGGTCGAGGCGGCGCTGGTCCCGCTGCGGGACAAGGCGCGGGCGCTGGAGCCGCCGCTGCCGGAGGAGTGCCCGCAGCCGGGTGAGGGGACCCTGTACCACGCGCTGGGGCTGGCGGCCGGCGACGGGGACGGGGAGAAATGCCCGGATGAGCCGCGCAACCCGGCGATCCTCGGCCTCGGCGCCCTGCTCGCCGCGCTGCGCAAGGCCCCGAGCCGTCCGCCCGGCAGCTCCCGTGACCTGATCCGCGACCCGGACGCGCTGTTCGCCGGCGGCTCCGACCTCGGCGCCCAACTGCTGGCCGCGCTCGACCCCAGGCTGCGCGACGGCCTGTACCAGGCGTGGCGGCGGGTCCACCTGACCGCGCCGCTCGCCCTGCGCGACCTGCAGGTGATGCGGGTGGCCGCCACCCCGTTCGGGGCTACCGCGCCGCCGCAGCCGGTCCATGACCGCGACGGTCGGGTCACCGGGTACGTGGACTGGCCGCTGACCGGCAACAAGCTGCTCGGCCTGCGCGTGGAGTACACCACCGGCGAGCTGTCCGGCATGCAGCGGGCGGTGTTCACCTACGTCGAGGGTGGCTCCCAGGTGACCCACGGCGTGCTCCTGCCGTCCGAGGGCGCCGTCCAGCTCGGGTTCGGCTCCGGATCGGTGCGGCTCACCGCCGTCCGCCCGCCGGAGAACTCGGGCACCGCGGCGCCGCCTGCCGAGCCGGGCGTGCGCGTGGAGTTCGAGGCCGATCTGCCCGAGCGCACGGTGTTCGTCTCCCAGCGGCACTCCGGCGGCGAGCACGACGGCGAGATCCACGTCACCGTGGCGAACGGCGACACCCGGGAGTTCTGGCTCCGCCCCGGCGACCGGAGGTCCGGCGAGCACGGTGACCTCTCCCTGGAGGTGGGCCGGGAGAGCACGGCCACCGGCGAGGACGTCGAGATCGTCTTCGTGTCCCCGGGCCAGCCGTTGTCGAAGCACGTGATCGCGCTGGACGCCGTGTACGACGGCATCGCGCCGGGCAGCTGGGTCGTGATCCAGCGCCCGCGCAAGGGCGTGGACCCGAACGTCCCGGGCGACCGGCGGCTGCGCGAGGTGATCACCCGGGTGACCGGGGTGCGCGTGGTGTCCCGCGCGGACTTCGGCATCACCGGCAAGGTCAGCGAGCTGACCCTGGCCGACCCGTGGCTGGACGACTCCGACACCCTGCTCGCCCACATCCGCGACGCCACCGTGTACGCGCGCGGCGAGCCGCTGGAGCCGGCCACCGAACCGGTCACCGAGGACGTGCGCGGCCGGCGGATCGAGCTGGCCGACCTGTACGACGGGCTGACGCCCGGCCGGTGGATCGTCGTCACCGGCGAGCGCACCGACATCCCGGGCACGGCTGGGGTCCAGGGCGCGGAGCTGGCCATGATCGCCGGGGTGGCGCAGGCGGTGGCGCCGAACCTGCCCGGCGACGCCGTGCACACCACGATCATCCTCGCCACCGACCTGGCGTACTCCTACCGGCGCGACACCGTGCGGATCTGGGGCAACGTGGTGCGCGCCACCCACGGCGCGACCCGCGACGAGCCGATCGGCAGCGGCGACGCGGGCCAGGCCAACCAGACGTTCACCCTCTGGCAGGGGCCGCTCACCTGGCTCGCCGCCGACACCCCGCCGGGTGCGGCCAGCACCCTGGAGATCCGGGTGGACGGGGTGCGCTGGCGCGAGGTGGACAGCCTGGCCGGGCGCGGCCCGGACGAGCGCGTGTACGTCACCGGTGCGGCCGAGGACGGCCGCACCACGGTCACGTTCGGCGACGGCGTGCACGGCGCGCGGCTGCCGACCGGGCACGAGAACGTGCGCGCCCGGTACCGGGTCGGGCTGGGCAAGCCCGGCAACGTCAAGGCCGGCCAGGTCACCCAGCTCACCACCCGGCCGCTGGGGGTGTCGGCGGTGACCAACCCGCTGCCGGCCGGAGGCGGCGCGGACGCCGACGACGCCAGCCTCGCCCGGCGCGGCATCCCGCTCGCGGTCACCGCTCTGGACCGGCTGGTGGGCGTGCCCGACTACGCGGACTTCGCCCGCAGCCGGGCCGGGATCGGCCGGGCCAGCGCCCGGCGGGTCTTCGACGGCGTGCGGGAGCTGGTGCACGTCACCGTGGCCGGGGTCGACGACATCCCGCTCACCGAGGACTCCGACATCGTCCGCACCTTGCGCACGTCGCTCGCCACGCACGGTGACCCGTCGCTTCCGGTCGAGGTCGCGGTCCGCGAGCTGGTCCTGCTCGTCGTCGCCGCCAGCATCAAGGTGCACCCCGACCACTCCTGGGACCTGGTCGAGCCCGCGGTACGGCAGGCCCTGCTGGACCGGCTCGGGTTCGCCCGGCGCGACCTGGGCCAGCCCGCGTACCTGTCCGAGGTGCTCGCCGCCGCCCAGGCCGTGCCCGGCGTGGAGTACGTGGACGTCGACGTGTTCGCCGGGGTGGCGGGCGACCTCACCCCGGCCGACCTGGAGCGGCTGGTCGAGCGGTTCCAGCGGCCCCAGCCGGTGGTGCCGGCGCGGCTCGCCGAGTACGACGTGCGGCGTCACACCGTGCAGGCCCGGGAGACCCTCACCCGGATCGCCGCGCGGTACGGCGTCTCCGTCGCCGAGCTGCTGCGGCTGAACCCCGACATCACCGACACCAACCCGCTGCCGCCCGGTGCGTCGGTGGTGGTGTTCCGCGGCATCCGGCCGGCGCAGCTCGTGCTGCTGTCCCCGGCCGTGCCGGACACGCTGATCCTCAAGGAGGTCCGGTCGTGA